A section of the Enterobacter sp. C2 genome encodes:
- the acnA gene encoding aconitate hydratase AcnA, which translates to MSSTLREASKDTLQAENKTWHYYSLPLAAKALGDISRLPKSLKVLLENLLRWQDGDSVTEEDIRALAGWLQSAHADREIAYRPARVLMQDFTGVPAVVDLAAMREAVKRLGGDTAKVNPLSPVDLVIDHSVTVDHFGDDDAFEENVRLEMERNHERYQFLRWGQQAFSRFSVVPPGTGICHQVNLEYLGKAVWSELQDKEWVAYPDTLVGTDSHTTMINGLGVLGWGVGGIEAEAAMLGQPVSMLIPDVVGFKLTGKLNEGITATDLVLTVTQMLRKHGVVGKFVEFYGDGLDHLPLADRATIANMAPEYGATCGFFPIDDVTLNYMRLSGRSEEQVALVEAYTKAQGMWRNTGDEPVFTSTLELNMAEVEASVAGPKRPQDRVPLGDVPKAFTDSSELELNHAQKDRQAVEYSMNGRQYELPEGAVVIAAITSCTNTSNPSVLMAAGLLAKKAVELGLKRQPWVKASLAPGSKVVSDYLAQARLTPWLDELGFNLVGYGCATCIGNSGPLPDPIEQAIKKGDLTVGAVLSGNRNFEGRIHPLVKTNWLASPPLVVAYALAGNMNINLATDPLGHDRKGDPVYLKDIWPSGDEIARAVEHVSTDMFRKEYAEVFEGTDEWKSIEVEHSDTYSWQNDSTYIRLSPFFDEMLATPKQVEDIHGARILAMLGDSVTTDHISPAGSIKPDSPAGRYLQSHGVERGDFNSYGSRRGNHEVMMRGTFANIRIRNEMVPGIEGGMTRHLPGSEVISIYDAAMRYQKEGTPLAVVAGKEYGSGSSRDWAAKGPRLLGIRVVIAESFERIHRSNLIGMGILPLEFPQGVTRKTLGLTGEEKIDVDNLTQLKPGATIPVRLTRVDGSQETIDCRCRIDTATELTYYQNDGILHYVIRNML; encoded by the coding sequence ATGTCGTCTACCCTACGCGAAGCCAGTAAGGATACATTGCAGGCAGAGAACAAAACCTGGCACTATTACAGCCTGCCGCTGGCCGCAAAGGCACTTGGGGATATCTCCCGCTTACCCAAGTCACTAAAAGTACTGCTGGAAAACCTCCTGCGCTGGCAGGATGGGGACTCCGTCACCGAAGAGGATATTCGTGCGTTAGCCGGGTGGCTCCAGTCTGCCCACGCCGACCGGGAGATCGCCTATCGCCCGGCACGGGTGCTGATGCAGGACTTCACCGGCGTGCCTGCCGTGGTTGACCTGGCCGCCATGCGCGAAGCGGTTAAACGTCTCGGCGGCGATACCGCAAAAGTCAATCCGCTCTCTCCGGTCGATCTGGTGATCGACCACTCCGTTACCGTGGACCACTTCGGCGACGATGACGCCTTTGAAGAGAACGTCCGTCTGGAGATGGAGCGCAACCATGAGCGCTACCAGTTTCTGCGCTGGGGCCAGCAGGCCTTTAGCCGCTTCAGCGTCGTGCCGCCGGGAACCGGGATCTGCCATCAGGTAAACCTCGAATACCTCGGCAAAGCGGTCTGGAGCGAACTGCAGGATAAAGAGTGGGTCGCCTATCCGGACACGCTGGTGGGCACCGACTCGCACACCACCATGATCAACGGCCTTGGCGTGCTGGGCTGGGGCGTCGGCGGCATTGAGGCCGAGGCCGCGATGCTGGGTCAGCCAGTATCCATGCTGATCCCTGACGTGGTTGGCTTCAAGCTGACTGGCAAGCTTAACGAAGGCATTACCGCTACCGACCTGGTACTGACCGTTACCCAGATGCTGCGTAAGCACGGCGTGGTGGGTAAATTCGTCGAATTTTACGGCGACGGTCTCGATCATCTCCCGCTGGCGGATCGTGCGACTATCGCTAACATGGCCCCGGAATATGGCGCAACCTGCGGCTTTTTCCCTATCGACGACGTTACGCTCAACTATATGCGCCTCAGCGGCCGCAGCGAAGAGCAGGTGGCGCTGGTGGAGGCCTACACGAAAGCGCAGGGGATGTGGCGTAATACTGGCGATGAGCCGGTCTTTACCAGCACTCTCGAACTCAATATGGCTGAGGTAGAGGCCAGCGTTGCCGGACCGAAACGTCCCCAGGATCGTGTACCTCTCGGCGACGTACCGAAGGCGTTTACCGACAGCTCAGAGCTTGAACTGAACCATGCCCAGAAAGATCGCCAGGCAGTCGAGTATTCGATGAACGGGCGTCAATATGAGTTGCCAGAGGGCGCGGTGGTTATCGCGGCGATCACCTCCTGCACCAACACCTCTAACCCGAGCGTGCTGATGGCGGCGGGGCTGCTGGCGAAAAAAGCTGTAGAGCTAGGGTTGAAGCGTCAGCCATGGGTGAAGGCGTCGCTGGCACCTGGCTCAAAAGTGGTCTCTGACTATCTGGCTCAGGCCAGGCTTACCCCCTGGCTCGATGAGCTTGGCTTCAACCTGGTAGGCTACGGCTGTGCTACCTGTATCGGTAACTCCGGGCCACTACCCGATCCCATTGAGCAGGCGATCAAAAAAGGTGACTTAACCGTTGGGGCGGTGCTCTCGGGTAACCGTAACTTTGAGGGTCGAATTCATCCCCTGGTGAAGACTAACTGGCTGGCGTCGCCGCCGCTGGTGGTGGCCTATGCCCTGGCAGGAAATATGAATATCAACCTGGCCACCGATCCGCTTGGTCACGACAGAAAAGGCGATCCGGTCTACCTGAAGGATATCTGGCCGTCAGGCGATGAGATTGCCCGCGCCGTTGAGCATGTTTCAACCGACATGTTCCGCAAAGAGTATGCCGAAGTGTTTGAAGGTACCGACGAGTGGAAGTCGATTGAGGTAGAGCACTCCGACACCTATAGCTGGCAGAATGACTCGACCTACATCCGCCTGTCACCATTCTTTGATGAGATGCTAGCGACACCGAAGCAGGTTGAAGATATTCATGGGGCACGGATCCTGGCGATGCTGGGTGACTCTGTGACAACCGACCATATCTCGCCGGCGGGCAGCATCAAACCGGACAGCCCGGCTGGGCGCTACCTGCAAAGCCACGGGGTGGAACGCGGGGATTTCAACTCCTACGGTTCACGCCGGGGTAACCATGAAGTGATGATGCGCGGCACCTTTGCCAACATCCGTATTCGTAACGAAATGGTTCCTGGCATTGAGGGCGGGATGACCCGGCATCTGCCGGGCAGCGAAGTCATCTCTATCTATGACGCGGCTATGCGTTACCAGAAAGAGGGGACGCCGCTGGCGGTCGTTGCCGGTAAAGAGTACGGGTCAGGATCGAGCCGTGACTGGGCCGCTAAGGGACCACGTCTGCTGGGTATTCGCGTCGTTATTGCCGAGTCGTTCGAGCGTATTCACCGTTCGAACTTGATTGGTATGGGGATCCTGCCGCTGGAGTTTCCTCAGGGCGTGACGCGTAAAACGCTGGGGCTGACGGGGGAAGAGAAGATTGACGTTGATAATCTGACCCAGCTCAAGCCGGGCGCGACTATTCCAGTGCGGCTGACGCGAGTGGATGGCAGTCAGGAGACTATTGATTGCCGCTGTCGTATCGATACCGCTACTGAGCTAACCTACTACCAGAACGATGGGATCCTGCACTACGTGATCCGTAATATGCTGTAA
- a CDS encoding YmiA family putative membrane protein, whose amino-acid sequence MRLAMPAGSEEPQRDLALKRKAWLAVFLGSAFFWAVVALVIWKFWG is encoded by the coding sequence GTGAGGTTAGCAATGCCAGCAGGAAGTGAAGAACCGCAAAGGGATCTCGCGCTTAAGCGTAAAGCGTGGCTCGCGGTATTTCTCGGTTCGGCTTTCTTCTGGGCGGTTGTGGCGCTGGTTATCTGGAAATTCTGGGGTTAG
- the cysB gene encoding HTH-type transcriptional regulator CysB, whose translation MKLQQLRYIVEVVNHNLNVSSTAEGLYTSQPGISKQVRMLEDELGIQIFARSGKHLTQVTPAGQEIIRIAREVLSKVEAIKSVAGEHTWPDKGSLYVATTHTQARYALPNVIKGFIERYPRVSLHMHQGSPTQIAEAVSKGNADFAIATEALHLYDDLVMLPCYHWNRSIVVTPDHPLAGKQSVSIEELAQYPLVTYTFGFTGRSELDTAFNRAGLTPRIVFTATDADVIKTYVRLGLGVGVIASMAVDPISDPDLVKLDAQGVFSHSTTKIGFRRSTFLRSYMYDFIQRFAPHLTRDVVDTAVALRSNEDIEAMFHDIKLPEK comes from the coding sequence ATGAAACTACAGCAGCTTCGCTATATTGTTGAGGTGGTCAACCATAACCTTAACGTCTCATCTACTGCCGAAGGGCTTTATACCTCGCAGCCCGGGATCAGTAAGCAGGTTCGTATGCTGGAGGACGAACTGGGGATCCAGATTTTTGCCCGCAGCGGTAAGCATCTTACTCAAGTTACGCCGGCCGGTCAGGAGATCATCCGCATCGCCCGCGAAGTGCTTTCCAAGGTAGAGGCGATAAAATCGGTTGCCGGTGAGCACACCTGGCCGGATAAGGGATCGCTGTACGTGGCGACCACCCATACCCAGGCCCGCTACGCGCTGCCTAACGTGATCAAAGGCTTTATTGAGCGCTACCCGCGTGTATCCCTGCATATGCATCAGGGATCGCCCACACAGATTGCTGAAGCGGTATCTAAGGGCAACGCGGACTTTGCCATTGCTACCGAAGCGCTGCATCTCTACGACGATCTGGTGATGCTCCCGTGCTACCACTGGAACCGCTCTATCGTGGTGACGCCGGATCACCCGCTGGCAGGTAAGCAGTCGGTGAGCATTGAAGAGCTGGCCCAGTATCCGCTGGTCACCTACACCTTTGGCTTTACCGGCCGCTCCGAACTGGATACCGCGTTTAACCGTGCTGGCCTGACGCCGCGCATTGTATTTACCGCTACCGACGCTGACGTGATCAAAACCTACGTCCGTCTCGGACTGGGGGTGGGGGTGATTGCCAGCATGGCTGTGGATCCAATTTCCGACCCTGATCTGGTCAAGCTGGATGCGCAGGGCGTGTTCAGCCACAGCACCACCAAAATCGGTTTCCGTCGCAGCACCTTCTTACGCAGCTACATGTATGACTTTATTCAGCGCTTCGCTCCGCATCTTACCCGTGACGTCGTCGATACCGCCGTCGCCTTGCGTTCGAACGAGGATATTGAAGCTATGTTCCACGATATAAAGCTGCCGGAAAAATAA